A region from the Nonlabens sp. YIK11 genome encodes:
- a CDS encoding LD-carboxypeptidase: MKAYQPFPSLREGDHIRILCTARSVEAVDLQPAKEWLSSLGFQVSLGKTIGKKDHQYGGTNEERLIDFMEALKDENVNAIWIARGGYGTVKMVDQIDLSILKGKNKLLIGYSDVTHLHGLWQRNDLQSMHAFMPREIGEKSKAVRESFQYAATQSPQNFTIPNTQHLKPVTLKAPLVGGNLSVLVSMLGSATFPELDGHFLFIEDLDELLYHVDRMVTVLKRAGKLARLKGLIVGGFTDIKDHDTPFGKTVEEIIQEHTAGYSYPVIYGFPAGHVVDNYSFALGKDITVSIKKEYITISQ; the protein is encoded by the coding sequence ATGAAAGCATATCAACCATTTCCATCGCTGCGTGAAGGTGACCATATTAGGATCTTATGTACTGCGCGATCTGTTGAAGCGGTAGACCTACAGCCAGCTAAAGAATGGTTAAGCTCTTTGGGTTTTCAAGTTAGTTTAGGAAAAACCATTGGTAAGAAAGATCACCAATATGGTGGAACCAATGAGGAACGTCTCATCGATTTCATGGAAGCCTTAAAAGATGAAAACGTCAACGCTATATGGATTGCTCGTGGTGGTTATGGCACGGTTAAAATGGTGGATCAAATTGATTTGAGCATTTTGAAAGGCAAGAACAAACTCTTAATAGGCTACTCTGATGTTACTCACTTACATGGACTGTGGCAGCGCAATGACCTTCAAAGTATGCATGCTTTTATGCCTAGGGAAATAGGAGAAAAGTCCAAAGCCGTTCGAGAAAGCTTTCAATACGCAGCTACCCAAAGTCCACAAAACTTTACAATACCAAATACACAACATCTAAAGCCTGTCACACTCAAGGCGCCGCTTGTAGGCGGAAATCTATCTGTGCTGGTAAGTATGTTAGGTTCTGCTACGTTTCCTGAATTGGACGGACATTTTCTATTTATAGAAGATCTGGATGAGTTGCTGTATCACGTGGACCGTATGGTCACCGTCTTAAAAAGAGCTGGAAAACTGGCCCGCTTGAAAGGTCTTATCGTTGGCGGCTTTACCGACATCAAAGATCACGATACACCATTTGGAAAAACGGTGGAAGAGATTATTCAAGAGCACACTGCAGGCTATTCATACCCTGTGATCTATGGATTTCCAGCAGGGCATGTGGTAGATAATTATAGCTTTGCTCTAGGGAAAGACATTACGGTTTCCATAAAAAAGGAATACATCACTATCTCGCAATAA